One window of the Eschrichtius robustus isolate mEscRob2 chromosome X, mEscRob2.pri, whole genome shotgun sequence genome contains the following:
- the HNRNPH2 gene encoding heterogeneous nuclear ribonucleoprotein H2, with the protein MMLSTEGREGFVVKVRGLPWSCSADEVMRFFSDCKIQNGTSGIRFIYTREGRPSGEAFVELESEDEVKLALKKDRETMGHRYVEVFKSNSVEMDWVLKHTGPNSPDTANDGFVRLRGLPFGCSKEEIVQFFSGLEIVPNGMTLPVDFQGRSTGEAFVQFASQEIAEKALKKHKERIGHRYIEIFKSSRAEVRTHYDPPRKLMAMQRPGPYDRPGAGRGYNSIGRGAGFERMRRGAYGGGYGGYDDYGGYNDGYGFGSDRFGRDLNYCFSGMSDHRYGDGGSSFQSTTGHCVHMRGLPYRATENDIYNFFSPLNPMRVHIEIGPDGRVTGEADVEFATHEDAVAAMAKDKANMQHRYVELFLNSTAGTSGGAYDHSYVELFLNSTAGASGGAYGSQMMGGMGISNQSSYGGPASQQLSGGYGGGYGGQSSMSGYDQVLQENSSDYQSNLA; encoded by the coding sequence ATGATGCTGAGCACAGAAGGCAGGGAGGGGTTCGTGGTGAAGGTCAGGGGCCTGCCCTGGTCCTGCTCAGCTGATGAAGTGATGCGCTTCTTCTCCGATTGCAAAATCCAAAATGGCACATCAGGTATTCGTTTCATCTACACCAGAGAAGGCAGACCAAGTGGTGAAGCGTTTGTCGAACTTGAGTCCGAAGATGAAGTGAAATTGGCTCTGAAGAAGGACAGAGAAACCATGGGACACAGATACGTTGAAGTGTTCAAGTCCAACAGTGTTGAAATGGATTGGGTGTTGAAGCATACAGGTCCAAATAGTCCTGATACTGCCAATGATGGCTTCGTCCGGCTTAGAGGACTCCCATTTGGCTGTAGCAAGGAAGAGATTGTTCAGTTCTTTTCTGGGTTGGAAATTGTGCCAAATGGGATGACACTGCCGGTGGACTTTCAGGGGCGGAGCACAGGGGAGGCCTTTGTGCAATTTGCTTCACAGGAGATAGCTGAAAAGGCCTTaaagaaacacaaggaaagaaTAGGGCACAGGTACATTGAAATCTTCAAGAGTAGCCGAGCTGAAGTGCGAACCCACTACGATCCCCCTCGAAAGCTCATGGCTATGCAGCGGCCGGGTCCCTATGATAGGCCAGGGGCTGGCAGGGGGTATAATAGCATTGGCAGAGGGGCTGGGTTTGAAAGGATGAGGCGGGGTGCCTATGGTGGAGGGTATGGAGGCTATGATGACTATGGTGGCTATAATGATGGGTATGGCTTTGGGTCTGATAGATTTGGAAGAGACCTCAATTACTGTTTTTCAGGAATGTCTGATCATAGATATGGAGATGGTGGGTCCAGTTTTCAGAGTACCACAGGGCACTGTGTACACATGAGGGGATTACCTTACAGAGCCACTGAGAAtgatatttacaattttttctcACCTCTTAACCCCATGAGAGTACACATTGAAATTGGACCCGATGGCAGAGTTACTGGTGAGGCAGATGTTGAATTTGCTACTCATGAAGATGCTGTGGCAGCTATGGCAAAAGACAAAGCTAACATGCAACACAGATACGTGGAGCTCTTCTTGAATTCTACCGCAGGCACAAGTGGGGGTGCTTATGATCACAGCTACGTAGAGCTCTTTTTGAATTCTACAGCAGGGGCAAGTGGTGGTGCTTATGGTAGCCAAATGATGGGAGGGATGGGCATATCCAACCAGTCTAGTTACGGAGGTCCTGCTAGCCAGCAGCTGAGTGGTGGTTACGGAGGTGGTTATGGTGGTCAGAGCAGTATGAGTGGATATGACCAAGTTCTGCAGGAAAACTCCAGTGACTATCAATCAAACCTCGCTTAG